Below is a window of Flavobacterium sp. N2820 DNA.
CAATTTGATTAAAATGCTCCAATTTCCGGTGGTGTAGTGACATTCTAAAACTTCAGGAATTTTTTTCAATTCTTTTACCACTTCTGGATTATTTGAGGCTTTTTCTAAATAAATTCCAATGAAAGCCATCGTACTGTAACCTAAAACTTTTGTGTCTACCACAAATTTTGAACCCGAGATTACCCCAGCTTGTTCTAGTTTTCTTAGTCGTTGATGAATTGCAGCACCTGAAATCCCGATTTTATTGGCGATTTGTAAGATCGGTTTTCGCGCATCCTCCATTAAATCACGAAGGATTTCTTTGTCAATTCCGTCGATTTCAATTTGTAACTGATTTATCTTCATTTTGAGTTGATTTGAAAGTAAAAATACAAAATCGATTTTAAACGGAATAAAAAAATCCGAAACCAATTACGATTTCGGATTTTTCAACCTTTGAAATAATCATTAACTTTTTACATTTAAGGGATTGTATCCTAAATAAGGGACTTCAATTTCTTTAAAAATTACACCATAACTTTCTAATTCTTTTAAAATTGGAGTATAAACTTCTTTTGTAATAGGCAACTGAACGCCTGGAGTTGTAATTTCTTTATTTAATATTTTTAATGTTGCTATTGCGACAGGCAGTCCAACTGTTTTTGCCATTGCAGTATATGTTTGATCGTCACCAATGCAAACCATGGTAGAATCAATCTGTTTTTTTTCGCCGTTTAATTCGTAGCCAAATTTATGATACATCACAATCATATCTTTGTCATTTGGTTCCAAAGCCCATTTTTCAGCTAAAATCTTTTCTAATATTTGAGCTGGAGTTGCTTTTACCAATCCCACTTTTTTGTTCGGATTAAATAGATCGATTTCGACTAATTTGTCCCAAATAATGTCGTCTTGATCAATTTTTTGCAATGCACGCAATTTAATTTCTACGGTATCTGTTGGATGATAGGGTAAAAATGAATTCGTAAATTCACGATACGTCATTTCTTCCGAATTGTCGATTATGTATGAATCATCGGTCATTCCAAGTTGTACTAAAATGTCCCAAGCTCTCGAATATCCTACTCTTCTAATTGTTCCTCTATAACAAGTTAACGCATTGTCTAAACCATATACACTTCTATATTTTAGAGAATCTCTGTTGGCATAAGCTTCAAATCTTCCATAGCCTTCTACTTCTAAAAATTCAGTTCTTCTAAATAATTTTGAATACGGAATGTACTTGTAATTTCCTTCTTGTATGAATTTTGCTGCACCACCTTGACCCGCTAATACAACATTTCTTGGATTCCAAGTAAATTTGTAATTCCACAAGTTGGTGTCGCTTTCTGGAGCAACTAATCCGCCACAGAATGATTCAAATAAAATAATATTTCCACCTTTTTCACGAATTTCATCTAATACTTTCATTGCACTCATGTGGTCAATACCCGGATCAAGCCCAATTTCATTCATGAAAACCAAACCATTTTCTTTAGCAGCAGCATCTAATTCTTGCATAGCAGGACTAATATATGAGGCAGTTACCATATGTTTTTTATAGGTAATACAATCTTTAGCAACTTCTAAATGCAAATGCGCAGGCAACATCGAAACTACGATGTCTGCTTTTTGAATTTCTGCTTTTCGTTGGGTTTCATTGAATATATCAAAAGCAATTGCAGTAGCATTTTTGTGGTGATTTGTTTTTTGTTTCGCCAATTCTTCTGATAAATCGCCAATTGTTACATGAAGATTTTCTTTTTCTGAATTTTCTAATAAGTATTTTATGAGTGATGAAGCAGATCTACCTGCTCCAATTACTAGAATATGTCTCATCTTTGGGTGTGTTGTAAAAATATCACACGAAGATAGTAAAATGTTATATTTATGAAAACATTTTGTTGATTTATGTCATAATTTAACATAAAAACTTTTCCTATCTTTGGTCACAAATCAAGAAAAATGGATAAGAAAATTCTATTAGTCGCTGTTTTTTTAGGAGTTACGGCAATAATTTTAGGTGCATTTGGTGCACATGCGTTAAAAAAAGTACTTTCTGAAGCGCAATTGCAATCTTTTGAGGTAGGTGTGCGTTATCAAATGTATCATGCGTTGTTTTTATTGTTTATAGGCGTATTTACTTTTTTGAGTGAAAAAGATCGTTTAGTTATATTTTGGTTAACTATTTCGGGAGTATTGTTTTTTT
It encodes the following:
- a CDS encoding Lrp/AsnC family transcriptional regulator gives rise to the protein MKINQLQIEIDGIDKEILRDLMEDARKPILQIANKIGISGAAIHQRLRKLEQAGVISGSKFVVDTKVLGYSTMAFIGIYLEKASNNPEVVKELKKIPEVLECHYTTGNWSILIKLICKDNEHLMQLLNKKIQPIDGVSRTETYISLEQQIERQIQL
- a CDS encoding saccharopine dehydrogenase family protein, which gives rise to MRHILVIGAGRSASSLIKYLLENSEKENLHVTIGDLSEELAKQKTNHHKNATAIAFDIFNETQRKAEIQKADIVVSMLPAHLHLEVAKDCITYKKHMVTASYISPAMQELDAAAKENGLVFMNEIGLDPGIDHMSAMKVLDEIREKGGNIILFESFCGGLVAPESDTNLWNYKFTWNPRNVVLAGQGGAAKFIQEGNYKYIPYSKLFRRTEFLEVEGYGRFEAYANRDSLKYRSVYGLDNALTCYRGTIRRVGYSRAWDILVQLGMTDDSYIIDNSEEMTYREFTNSFLPYHPTDTVEIKLRALQKIDQDDIIWDKLVEIDLFNPNKKVGLVKATPAQILEKILAEKWALEPNDKDMIVMYHKFGYELNGEKKQIDSTMVCIGDDQTYTAMAKTVGLPVAIATLKILNKEITTPGVQLPITKEVYTPILKELESYGVIFKEIEVPYLGYNPLNVKS
- a CDS encoding DUF423 domain-containing protein, encoding MDKKILLVAVFLGVTAIILGAFGAHALKKVLSEAQLQSFEVGVRYQMYHALFLLFIGVFTFLSEKDRLVIFWLTISGVLFFSGSIYLLATNGITNLKTKFLGPITPIGGLLLISAWSYLFYSILSKKP